A genomic stretch from Achromobacter spanius includes:
- a CDS encoding efflux RND transporter permease subunit has protein sequence MPQFFIDRPIFAWVVALFILLAGVLAIPNMPVAQYPDVAPPAITITATYPGASAKEVAESVTSIIEDKLNGAKGLIYYESVSDSYGTATITATFAPGTNPDLAQVDVQNRVSNVIAQLPAAVQQQGLQYEQTSTGFLMIVTLSSEDGSLDQTALADYITRNVQNPVSRVAGVGQFQLFAAPRAMRVWVDPAKLVGFNLSMNEVNQAISAQNVLISGGSIGAPPNPESQRITATVTANGQLSTVDGFGKIVLRANTDGSKVLLRDVARIEVGADNYQFGARLNGKPTAAFAIVLSPDANALATAQGVRQQMEELSKYFPGNIQYAIPYDTAPYVKVSIEQVLHTLAEAMVLVFLVMYLFLQNVRYTLIPALVVPVAMLGSFAVMLGLGFSINVLTMFAMVLAIGILVDDAIVVVENVERIMATEGLPPKEATKKAMPQISGAIIGITLVLVTVFLPLAFMSGSVGVIYRQFSVAMAVSIFFSALLALTFTPALCATILKPVPKGHHDEKKGFFGWFNRKFDATTHGYQNWVSRILHKGGRMMLAFLVLVLLLGWLYLRLPSSFLPEEDQGYVISNIELPTGASANRTVEVIEQVEEYFRSIPAVENIIAVQGFSFNGNGLNAAIAFTTLKDFKDRKEKQDSAGAIAFNAFQKQLMGIHDAQVFTLVPPAISSLGNATGFDLRLQDRGAAGSEALAAATGQLMGMAMKSPVLSQVRITGLAAGTQLTLNIDRDKAAALGVDFNEAASLISTAVGSAYLSKFPNMGRMQNIWVQADAPYRMQLSDVLKLNARNAQGGMVPLSTFVSAEWVQGPVQVVRYNSYESMRIGGAAAAGYTTGQAMEEMQNLVAQLPQGFGYEWTGLSYQERQAGNQAPILMGLSLLIVFLVLAALYESWAIPLSVMLVVPLGMLGAVALVSALGMSNDVYFQVGMVTVIGLAAKNAILIVEFAKDQYARGMGLYESAVEAARLRFRPILMTSLAFILGVVPLAMATGAGAASQRAVGLGVLGGMLAATPFAVIFVPTFFVVVLGLFKTRPRLLGAELKAWEEEQAAKKAAGDQPDAEAGYTPVQPNGGPEGKA, from the coding sequence ATGCCGCAATTTTTTATTGATCGACCAATTTTCGCCTGGGTAGTCGCCCTGTTCATTCTGCTGGCCGGGGTGTTGGCCATCCCGAACATGCCGGTGGCACAGTACCCGGACGTGGCCCCGCCGGCCATCACGATCACCGCCACCTATCCGGGCGCCTCGGCCAAGGAAGTGGCGGAATCGGTCACCAGCATCATCGAAGACAAGCTCAACGGCGCCAAGGGCCTGATCTACTACGAGTCGGTCAGTGATTCCTACGGCACGGCCACCATCACCGCCACCTTCGCTCCGGGCACCAACCCCGATCTGGCCCAGGTTGACGTGCAGAACCGCGTGTCGAACGTGATTGCGCAGTTGCCGGCGGCCGTGCAGCAGCAGGGCTTGCAATACGAGCAGACCAGTACCGGCTTCCTGATGATCGTGACGCTGTCGTCCGAGGATGGGTCGCTGGACCAGACGGCGCTGGCCGACTACATCACGCGCAACGTGCAGAACCCGGTATCGCGGGTGGCCGGCGTGGGCCAGTTCCAGTTGTTCGCGGCGCCGCGCGCCATGCGTGTGTGGGTGGATCCGGCCAAGCTGGTGGGCTTCAACCTGAGCATGAACGAGGTCAACCAGGCCATCTCGGCCCAGAACGTCCTGATCTCGGGCGGCAGCATCGGCGCGCCGCCCAACCCGGAATCGCAGCGCATCACGGCCACGGTCACGGCCAACGGCCAACTGAGCACCGTGGACGGCTTTGGCAAGATCGTGTTGCGCGCCAACACCGATGGCTCCAAGGTGCTGCTGCGCGACGTGGCCCGCATTGAAGTCGGCGCCGACAACTACCAGTTCGGCGCCCGCCTGAACGGCAAGCCCACGGCGGCCTTCGCCATTGTGCTGTCGCCGGACGCCAACGCGCTGGCCACCGCCCAGGGCGTGCGCCAGCAGATGGAAGAGCTGTCCAAGTACTTCCCGGGCAACATCCAGTACGCCATTCCCTACGACACCGCGCCCTACGTGAAGGTGTCGATCGAGCAGGTGCTGCACACCCTGGCTGAAGCCATGGTGCTGGTGTTCCTGGTGATGTACCTGTTCCTGCAGAACGTGCGCTACACGCTGATTCCCGCGCTGGTCGTTCCGGTGGCCATGCTGGGGTCGTTCGCGGTGATGCTGGGGCTGGGGTTCTCGATCAACGTACTGACCATGTTCGCGATGGTGCTAGCCATCGGGATTCTGGTGGACGACGCCATCGTGGTGGTCGAAAACGTTGAACGCATCATGGCCACCGAGGGCTTGCCGCCCAAGGAGGCCACCAAGAAAGCCATGCCGCAGATCAGCGGCGCCATTATCGGCATCACGCTGGTGCTGGTCACGGTGTTCCTGCCGCTGGCCTTCATGAGCGGGTCCGTGGGCGTGATCTACCGACAGTTCTCGGTGGCCATGGCCGTGTCGATCTTCTTCTCGGCCCTGTTGGCGCTGACCTTCACGCCGGCCCTGTGCGCCACCATCCTGAAGCCGGTGCCCAAGGGCCACCACGACGAGAAAAAGGGCTTTTTCGGCTGGTTCAACCGCAAGTTCGACGCCACCACCCACGGTTATCAGAACTGGGTGTCGCGCATTCTGCACAAGGGCGGCCGCATGATGCTGGCCTTCCTGGTGCTGGTGCTGCTGCTGGGCTGGCTGTACCTGCGCCTGCCGTCGTCGTTCCTGCCCGAGGAAGACCAGGGCTACGTCATCAGCAACATCGAACTGCCCACGGGCGCCAGCGCCAACCGCACGGTTGAAGTGATCGAACAGGTCGAGGAATACTTCCGCAGCATTCCCGCCGTTGAGAACATCATCGCCGTGCAGGGTTTCAGCTTCAACGGTAACGGCCTGAACGCCGCCATTGCGTTCACCACCTTGAAAGACTTCAAGGACCGCAAGGAAAAGCAGGACTCCGCGGGCGCCATCGCCTTCAACGCCTTCCAGAAGCAGTTGATGGGCATCCACGATGCGCAGGTGTTCACCCTGGTACCGCCGGCCATTTCGTCCTTGGGTAACGCCACCGGCTTCGACCTGCGCCTGCAAGACCGGGGCGCGGCGGGGTCCGAGGCGCTTGCCGCCGCGACGGGCCAGTTGATGGGCATGGCCATGAAGAGCCCGGTGCTGTCGCAGGTGCGTATCACCGGCCTGGCGGCCGGCACGCAGCTGACGCTGAACATCGACCGCGACAAGGCCGCCGCCTTGGGCGTGGACTTCAATGAAGCGGCCTCGCTGATTTCGACGGCGGTGGGTTCGGCCTACCTGAGCAAGTTCCCCAACATGGGCCGGATGCAGAACATCTGGGTGCAGGCGGATGCGCCGTATCGCATGCAGCTGTCCGACGTTCTGAAGCTGAACGCGCGCAACGCCCAGGGTGGCATGGTGCCCTTGTCGACCTTCGTGTCGGCCGAGTGGGTCCAGGGCCCGGTGCAGGTGGTGCGCTACAACAGCTACGAGTCCATGCGTATCGGCGGCGCTGCCGCCGCAGGCTACACCACCGGCCAGGCCATGGAAGAAATGCAGAACCTGGTGGCGCAGTTGCCGCAAGGCTTCGGCTACGAATGGACGGGCCTGTCCTACCAGGAACGGCAAGCCGGCAACCAGGCGCCTATCCTGATGGGCCTGTCGCTGCTGATCGTGTTCCTGGTGTTGGCCGCGCTGTATGAAAGCTGGGCCATCCCGCTGTCGGTCATGCTGGTGGTGCCGCTGGGCATGCTGGGCGCCGTGGCGCTGGTCAGCGCGCTGGGCATGTCCAACGACGTGTACTTCCAGGTGGGCATGGTGACCGTGATTGGCCTGGCGGCCAAGAACGCCATTCTGATCGTGGAGTTCGCCAAGGATCAGTACGCCCGGGGCATGGGGCTGTATGAATCCGCGGTGGAAGCGGCCAGGCTGCGGTTCCGGCCAATTCTGATGACGTCGCTGGCGTTCATCCTGGGCGTGGTGCCGCTGGCCATGGCCACGGGCGCCGGCGCGGCCAGCCAGCGCGCGGTGGGCCTGGGCGTGTTGGGCGGCATGCTTGCCGCCACGCCGTTCGCCGTGATCTTCGTGCCGACCTTCTTCGTGGTGGTGCTGGGCCTGTTCAAGACCCGCCCGCGCCTGCTGGGCGCCGAACTGAAGGCCTGGGAAGAAGAGCAGGCGGCCAAGAAGGCGGCCGGCGACCAGCCCGACGCAGAAGCGGGATACACCCCCGTACAACCCAATGGTGGCCCGGAGGGCAAGGCATGA
- a CDS encoding efflux RND transporter periplasmic adaptor subunit, with amino-acid sequence MRFLPKRVSGLAVSGGILALVLAGCGEEPHMNPGMPQVSVITVQPERAPIVSELPGRVDAVRDAQIRARVTGIVQKITFEQGGDVKENQLLFKIDPAPYKAAYDQATAQLKQAQANLFSAKLLADRYAPLVKANAVSKQEYDNAVASFRQADATVAAAKAAQDNAAINLGYTDVTSPITGRIGKPLVTEGALVESTSATQMATVQQLDPIYVDFTQSTAELAALRRAFASGKLQQVGKDTARATVVLEDGTEYDHPGKLLFTGITVDPSTGQVNLRAEVPNPDGILLPGMYVRVRLEQGVNDKALMVPQQALQRTADGSQSLMLVKDNKIQQLPVTTGGALGNNWLITSGLNAGDVVVVEGFQKIRPGAPVQVSQWTKNGAASKPGQPAGQSGAQPAAKPDPQPGGQPAAPSKPAEPAQQDKAAGQKS; translated from the coding sequence CCGTTCAGCCTGAGCGCGCGCCCATCGTCTCTGAACTGCCTGGCCGCGTGGATGCCGTGCGCGATGCGCAAATCCGCGCGCGCGTGACCGGCATCGTGCAGAAGATCACCTTCGAGCAAGGTGGCGACGTCAAGGAAAACCAACTGCTGTTCAAGATCGACCCGGCGCCTTACAAGGCTGCGTACGATCAGGCCACGGCACAACTGAAGCAGGCGCAGGCAAACCTGTTCAGCGCCAAGCTGCTGGCCGACCGCTACGCCCCGCTGGTGAAGGCCAACGCGGTCAGCAAGCAGGAATACGACAACGCCGTGGCCTCGTTCCGGCAGGCCGACGCCACCGTCGCGGCCGCGAAGGCCGCGCAAGACAACGCCGCCATCAACCTGGGCTATACCGACGTCACCTCGCCCATCACGGGCCGCATCGGCAAGCCGCTGGTCACTGAAGGCGCGCTGGTGGAATCCACCTCGGCCACGCAGATGGCCACCGTGCAGCAGTTGGACCCGATCTACGTGGACTTCACCCAGTCCACCGCTGAGCTGGCTGCGCTGCGCCGCGCGTTTGCCAGCGGCAAGCTGCAGCAGGTGGGCAAGGACACCGCCCGCGCCACGGTCGTGCTGGAAGACGGCACGGAATACGACCACCCCGGCAAGCTGCTGTTCACGGGCATTACCGTGGACCCGTCCACGGGCCAGGTGAACCTGCGCGCCGAAGTGCCCAACCCCGATGGCATCTTGCTGCCCGGCATGTATGTGCGGGTCCGCCTGGAGCAGGGCGTGAACGACAAGGCGCTGATGGTGCCGCAGCAGGCGCTGCAACGCACCGCCGACGGTTCGCAAAGCCTGATGCTGGTCAAGGACAACAAGATTCAACAGTTGCCCGTGACCACTGGCGGCGCGCTGGGCAACAACTGGTTGATCACCAGCGGCCTGAACGCTGGCGACGTGGTCGTGGTTGAAGGCTTCCAGAAAATCCGCCCGGGGGCGCCGGTGCAGGTCAGCCAATGGACCAAGAACGGCGCGGCCTCTAAACCGGGCCAACCCGCGGGCCAATCTGGCGCACAGCCCGCCGCGAAACCCGACCCCCAACCGGGCGGCCAGCCCGCTGCGCCGTCCAAACCTGCCGAACCCGCTCAGCAGGACAAGGCCGCAGGCCAGAAATCGTAA